A window from Drosophila kikkawai strain 14028-0561.14 chromosome 2L, DkikHiC1v2, whole genome shotgun sequence encodes these proteins:
- the LOC138928665 gene encoding uncharacterized protein, whose product MSDTENSVRAQNEAPSDVDFYRAKAQSILRQMNSMKFYLKADSVNQFDEADLLARMDWINSLNQAFDAAQTSLERLDFTEISSDHRMEFSGVSMDVKAKLSRGLAAHRKSQLPASIAANSTSIDMTNNPELSFRSRKPRLPNLEIARFHGSYSEWPDFLATFTTVIGNDDELTDIEKLQYLRSSLGGVALETIRSLEPSHANYHKAMNLLMNRFDNNVLHFQAHVQAIFGSKGVEKGSSKGLRELSDCMNSRLRAIRTLATTQQILDGLLIHIVTRKLDHRTREKWEEDLSITELPTWDAMESFLEKRCRMMENLDQAWADSVNQFDEADLLARMDWINSLNQAFDAAQTSLERLDFTEISSDHRMEFSGVSMDIEEASVAKSGNCSVSWILFGVAGFSSDVHYGHRE is encoded by the exons ATGTCTGATACGGAAAATTCGGTTCGGGCGCAAAATGAAGCCCCAAGTGACGTTGACTTCTACCGAGCCAAAGCCCAATCTATTTTGCGGCAAATGAACTcgatgaaattttatttaaaggctGATTCGGTTAATCAGTTTGATGAAGCTGATTTACTCGCGCGAATGGATTGGATCAACTCCTTAAACCAGGCATTTGATGCTGCGCAGACATCGTTGGAGCGACTGGATTTTACGGAGATTTCGAGCGACCATCGGATGGAATTTTCCGGAGTTTCCATGGATGTAAAGGCGAAACTAAGCCGAGGCTTAGCTGCTCATCGCAAGTCGCAATTGCCGGCTTCAATCGCTGCCAATTCAACATCTATTGACATGACTAACAATCCGGAACTTTCTTTTAGATCGAGGAAGCCTCGGTTGCCAAATCTGGAAATTGCTCGGTTTCATGGATCCTATTCGGAGTGGCCGGATTTTCTAGCGACGTTCACTACGGTCATCGGGAATGATGATGAGCTAACGGATATTGAAAAGTTACAATACTTGCGGTCGAGTTTAGGCGGCGTGGCTTTGGAGACCATACGCTCGCTCGAACCCTCACATGCAAACTATCATAAGGCTATGAATTTGCTGATGAATCGATTCGATAATaatgttttacattttcaggCACACGTACAGGCAATATTTGGTTCAAAGGGTGTCGAGAAGGGATCGTCAAAGGGTCTGCGGGAGCTCAGTGATTGCATGAATTCACGTTTACGAGCAATTCGAACCCTGGCCACTACGCAACAGATTTTGGATGGGCTTCTAATACACATCGTCACTCGAAAGCTGGATCATAGGACGCGTGAAAAATGGGAAGAGGATTTATCGATCACAGAGCTGCCTACCTGGGATGCTATGGAGTCGTTTTTGGAGAAGAGATGCAGGATGATGGAAAACTTGGATCAAGCCTGG gctGATTCGGTTAATCAGTTTGATGAAGCTGATTTACTCGCGCGAATGGATTGGATCAACTCCTTAAACCAGGCATTTGATGCTGCGCAGACATCGTTGGAGCGACTGGATTTTACGGAGATTTCGAGCGACCATCGGATGGAATTTTCCGGAGTTTCCATGGAT ATCGAGGAAGCCTCGGTTGCCAAATCTGGAAATTGCTCGGTTTCATGGATCCTATTCGGAGTGGCCGGATTTTCTAGCGACGTTCACTACGGTCATCGGGAATGA